The Syngnathus scovelli strain Florida chromosome 7, RoL_Ssco_1.2, whole genome shotgun sequence DNA window CTGAAGGTCCTGTGATGAAGCAACCTTGACGCCTTCAGGGCAGACGCTTGCCGAGCTGCGTGGAAACATGCCCTATACATTTTATTCACAGGGCTAATGCTGCTAACAGCTGCCATTAGGGCCGTCCTCAAGCTGGTAGAATGGCGAAGTTGTCCGCGGCCGATGCACGTTTTGggaaaaataatatttataatCCGATCACGACACTGGATTTTCCACTTTTAAACGGGCACGCACACGGGCTCAAGTATGAGGGAGGGGTAAAAAGCTACACGCGCTGCTGCAAGACGTGCACCGTAACGGAAGTTAAATATGGGGCTTCAAAATAATACGAatgatcatttttctttttttctttttttttaaccctttaaTTTTGTCCTGTGTATGCGTAGCGTAACAATTTTTAAACGTTACTATACAGGGATAGAAACTACTTTTTCCATCAGGAGTTACAACAATAAATTCTGGTATGTTTATGGTAAGTTAGAGAAACTTCACAGGATACGCAATCAACTTTTCTGCATTGTTGTCATTTTACAGAGATGATTAAAGTATTCACGCTGCACGGTGTACAAGATGTTTCGTTAATAGTGAGGATTCCATcgagtattttatttatttatttatttatttatttatttatttatttatttatttatttatttatttatttatttatttatttatttatttatgcatctGGTTCTACGTCCTTCACTGtaactaaaaaataaataaaatagcggCTAGATTGGTCATATTTGTACAATTCTGTACTGATATCTAAGTTTGGATGTGTATTAAATATCACAAAATAATACTTAAAAAGGGGAAAGACACTGAACTGCGCCTTCGTGACGTCATCAACGAGCGACTTCCCAAACGGTAAACAAGAGTGACGAAAATCTTTCGCGACTGACACAGTTTGTCGGCACGATGGAGTGCACTCCGTCTGCAGCATCCCTCAGAGAATTTGGCTGCGAGCAAAATTTACTCTCACGTCCTGACGGATCGGCGTCTTTCACACAAGGTAAAAAACAAGAAATACGACTCTGATTTCATGGCCTAGCATTTGGCTAGTTTTCAGCGTGAATAGTGGCTACGCCTGCTCGCCATTCATTGTGTAATATTTTTACTGCGGTGCATCACAAATGATATTTTCTATTTCACTCACACTATTTTTGGTTTCAAGGTGACACAAGTGTACTGGCTGCAGTATACGGACCAGCTGAAGTCAAAGTCAGTAAGGAGATTTATGACCGGGCGACGTTGGAGGTGATCATCCAACCCAAAGTGGGAATTGCAAGTAAGTCCTGAGTTTACTGCTGCTGTCATGCTACGATTCACCAACAGGTGGCAATAGTGTGCTTTGGTTAAATATTGTGTAATGCTTTGTTTCTGattagtttgacagtaaacttcaactgagAGTAAAAAGACTAAAGAAGATTGttaaagaagctttttttttttttgtaggcgtGAAGGAGCGAGCTCAGGAGCAGTGTGTGCGGGAAAGCTGTGAGGCATCCCTGCTTATGTCCCTTCACCCTCGCTCGTCCCTCACGCTCGTTTTACAGGAGCTCCATAACGATGGCTCTGTATCCTTCTCTCATCTAACTTCTGCAGCTTTTTTTCCGATATCGCGTCAGGTCGTCGTGTTTTTCTTCCTGACCCTCTCTCCAGCTCTTATCCTGCTTCTTGAATGCTGGCTGCATGGCTATGATGGACGCCGGTTTGCCAATGAGCTGCCTGTTCTGCAGCGTCACTTGCGCCATCCACACGGACGGAAGCATCATCACCGATCCGACCGCTGCTCAGGAAGCGGTAAGTGTGATTTTCCCTGTGGCAGGGAAAGTTGACAAAATGTCAACATCAGAACTATCAATTCTAAATCAATTTTGACTGTGCTCGTCTGCCTTTGCACTCATCAGGAGAGTCGAGCTCTAATAACCTTTGCCATCGGCAGCAAAGAGCGCCAAGTGATGATGACCTCAACCAAAGGATCGTTTTCAGTGCAAGAAGTTAGTAAAATGAACCGGCGGTTCTCAAAATGTGCCATAACTCTGAGCTCTGCAATAACCATTTGCAATATTAGTATGTTgtagcattttctttttttgtgtgtgtgttcatgtgtgtgtgtgtctgtacagATGCAGCAGTGCATCGCCATCAGTCAGGCGGCGTCTGAGAAGATCTTCAGCTTCTACAGAGAATCCCTCAGACGGCGCTACTCCAAAAGCGTCTGATTTTTTCTTATTCTACTCACCGCACAAAGTCCACtttttataataaaataaacctATTTGGACCTCCTCTGCATGCATTATTTTGATTCTTATTTAAATGCTCTAGTTCTAAAAATTCCTGCCGTGTGTGCTTTGGCCTCTATGGGGCAGTGTCGTGCACGCCTTGCCCTACATTTAAAAGAAGTAGAAGAAGAAGGTGGCGCGCTTCGTTAACATTTTTAGCTCGCTTTTCACAGTTTACGGAGAAAAGGTACCCGTGAGTATTGTTACATTACCTTTCTCTTTTTCTACATTACCTTTCTACAACGTTCGAGTATAAATGTTTGTTATTTGAAGGTAAATACCTCCCGCAATGTGCTAATTTTTGTTAGCCTCATTTTCCATCGAGTGTTAGCATTAGCGCATACAAACTTATTGTATTTAATGTGTGTAATTGTTTTTCGTTGTGTCTTTAATTATTCAGTAAACTCCAACTGGGCGGTCTATAAACATCTTAAATGACACTCTTATCATTGGATAGAgatttgaaacaaaaaaactagtTTGTGAGAATCGGTTAAAGATTAAGATTCTTTTAATACACTATTTATGTTATGACTTGTCttaaaaactttaaaaatatatatatggtgGCGTACGCTTGAGCATCTTAATCCCTGACGTTGCCAAGAGCCAACGTTGAAATCTCTTTCATTTGTGTCAAAATTCTGTTCAAAACCACagaaaatgcagaaaacaaaatgcTGAAAAAAATTCCCAACTGGGATGTGGTGATTATTCATTCAATTTGACAATTGTAGCACTATTTGAGGCAATAAAACATATAAATAAGCCAAAGAATTTTCAAAGAAGTGCAGTTTTATTTATTGGGATTCACTGTTTTTCCTTCCCACTTTATTTACATTAAACAGAAGAATGTGAGCCCAAGTCCACATGTCGTGTGAGAAGGAGTGAGCGGTCCACGCGGAGTCTTTTGGGCTCAGAAGACGGCGGAGGAGGATTGTCGTGATGTTGGAAGCTGACGAGGTATCACGGGTCATCTGTTTATTGTTCACGCACAGTTATTGTTATTACGTTTGATCATCATCGGTGCACCCTACGATAGAAAAGCTACATCTACATAGAAAATGTGGACTTTTCCCTTAAAATAGTCATTGGCTTACGGTAATGGCACACTGAAGCTCAAGCCAAGTCAGGTGAGGGACTCATGCTGGACATCTTTTTGTCTCTCTGGAAATTTCCAAAGAAATAGTTgagcactcttttttttttttttgcgacctTAATTGACTTAAACATAGAGTACATACTAactcgcattttttttttggcacttgCGTCCATCTCTCATGGTCCTCCTAACTTCTCTCTCACTGCACAATAAAAATTCAACACAGTAGGTCCTGATCTTAAGGGTGATGATCTTTTTGAACCTGAGCACACGAGTTAGCATCTTGTGTGAGAGTGCAATATGATAAAATGCATGATTGTAACTCGGCTGCACGAGACCATGACTTGTGCCTGTAGGGTAGCGTCGGATACAACCTGAGGTAAAAGCCTGTTTCAATAAGGTCTTGCAAAATGACCAAATCCGACCTAGCTGACTTTGCCGTTGACCAAGGCGTGGTATTGCCAATGATTAGATTTTTATATCGATTGTGTGTGAATTTCTTTACCTGTGTAATCAATGTTGAGACAAACTCAAAGACAGACATTGTAGACAAATGCCAAATGCATATTATATCctgtatgtcttgtttgtgaTTGATTTTGCCGACATGCAACTAGGCGGTTTTTCAGTGTACATGAGATGCTAACTCAAGCGCACAAGATGCTAGCTTGTAAATGTGGGACACGGGCTATCAGAAGACGACTACTCAGCAAACatggcaatatttttttttttcctgaattgcATTGTTATTCTTTTAAAAGCCTCCTGGAGccccatgggaaaaaaaagaaatattggcCACCATATAGATGTTGTATCCTATGTCATTGTAGGGGCTCCATATTCTTCTCATCGCTTAGGTTTTCATTTTCGAGTTGTGGCGTATTTTAGAACTTCACCAGCCCACGGCGAGGTCCTCCAGGATTCACTTCTCTGCACCCGCGTCTTTAAAGTTTTCTTACACGCCCTTGTTTTTACCGTGAGGATGATATCTACAGTGGTTCTCTTCTAACTTTGGTACAGCTAATGAGAGTCCAGAGGGCGGCGGGGAGCTGCGGGTTGTAAATCAAGCGCATTTCCACTAAGAATACATAAAAGAATAGCTTGCAATTGATCATGCGCTAAGCCACGCCCCCTATACGTAGACTGGCCAATCACATTTCTAATAGAAATAAAGGGCGAGCCGCAAAGCTAATAAGATTAGCGATGTGTTCGCTATACGGGAAAATCTTGCTGCTTAGTATGATACTTCAGAatgaatttttttcttcttaagcgGTTTTTGTTATCTTCATGATTGGGGTCTGGAAAAgatcaaatatttttcaagaTTTCTAAGAAAATCTTTGTTAAGGAGGGGCGGGTCTTAGCGAAAGGCCAATTGATTATGGTGGAGGGTAGAAAGGCTGATGTGCTATAATGTGATTATTTTACAAGTATCTGTCGGAGGCATGTGCACAAGGTCCATTTTTTTGTTAGCTTCAGCGAAGCattcacagcttttttttttttttatggcggcTTAGCAGACAGGTAGGAAATGAGGGCGGCGATGGCGCAGATGTAGGTCACGATCCCGAACACGATGGAGAGCACGGAAAGCCACAGGGCCTGGCGGGACGCCGCGTTGGCCCCCTGGAGGTCGCCCTCGGCCGAAGCCTTGTTGGTCTGAAAGGACACAAACATTTGAGTCaccaatggcttttttttttttttttttaaatataaagaaCTGCTCCAACGAGGCCGTTTTGCCGCATGCCTGTCTTCGACTCTGACTGCTCACGCACCCTCCCAACCTCCTCGCCTCCCTTTTCTACCTCCACGTGACACTATTGGCTCTCTGTCACCTTGAGGCTTCTTATTATGACTCTAATTAAACCTTAATGAAGGCCATTGATTCCGTAGGACGGCCTTTGCTACTTTGCTTTACAGAAGCGTTAATGGGATGTTTACACGGCTGatgttgtcccccccccccgttttaTCTTCTAGATGTTCTAGATCCACTCGCCACTTTCCAATTTATGAGGCTACGTCACAGTCCTGACAGAGGTTTATATGCATTACATAATTGATTGCGTTGCTAAGAATCAAGATATGACTCACTGACTCCCCGAGaccacagtttgagaaccactgctttagacACTGAAACaaattagatttaaaaaaaaaaaaaatccctttttattcccagcacatttgttttacattttaaaattgtgctcgcagtctgtgtgtgttttgatccTTTGTGGTTAACTTAATCCCGCAAATCTAAGTAATCCCCGCACTTGAGTTGCACTTAAAACAGTGAGGCTGTTGTTAGTCCATTGCTGCCAACTCAAGTGCCAGGTTGCATCTCGTCAGCTTGGAActaatgtgtgtatgtgtgtgtatgtgtgttcacCTTCTGCGAGAGGTAGAAGGCGGCGATGCCCAGGGGCCAGAAGCAGCAGAGCATGGAGAAGAAGGCGAGGCCCAGGTAGTCCTGAGGGATCATCAGGGGGAAGTTGCTCTCGCTGTCGCTATCGCTGAAGTCTTCCATGGACGAGTCCTGAGGGGGACCAGTGGACACAGGCGAGaggtcagaattttttttttttttttttaacatgctgGTCAAGGACCTTCTGTTGCTTAAccactaaaaaaaattatataaatataataaaacttaaaaatatatcaataaataataaataaaatgttaataaa harbors:
- the exosc5 gene encoding exosome complex component RRP46; protein product: MECTPSAASLREFGCEQNLLSRPDGSASFTQGDTSVLAAVYGPAEVKVSKEIYDRATLEVIIQPKVGIASVKERAQEQCVRESCEASLLMSLHPRSSLTLVLQELHNDGSLLSCFLNAGCMAMMDAGLPMSCLFCSVTCAIHTDGSIITDPTAAQEAESRALITFAIGSKERQVMMTSTKGSFSVQEMQQCIAISQAASEKIFSFYRESLRRRYSKSV